The window CCATACATCATATCGTTTTGGATTTTGTCCTGCATCACATAAATAGTGGCAATGTCGTAGCTTCGTAATGTCGCTGGAATACGGTGCATATTCAATAGGCGAATTGTGGGTGCTTCTTCCATCAGCAAAAAAGAAGGATTGGAATTGCGTACACTCATCTGCTTGGTAATCGTATGAATTATGGTAGCGATTACAGGTGAATAAGAGGTTTCAAATTTGGGATTGTTTACTACCGATATCACTGCTGGATTTTCTCGATTGTTGATATTCAACGGTACTTCATCTGCGGACAAAGCCATAAAAATCCTTTGGGTACTGATGCGTTTTAGTGCATTGGCCAACGTACTTTTTACACCAGCAGTTTGCCTGTCAGAATCCTTACCGCTGATGAATGCGTCCGCCATTGCCCTCGATGTGGTGTTGGTTTCAAGAAATTGGACCAGGCTATCGGTATCGAGCATTTGATAAATCGCAATCAAATGGGGCAAGGTGCAGAATTTGGGATAATCAGTTTTGAGCTTCCAAATCAATCCACCAATCAATCCTTCGGCAGCATCATTAAAGAATTTGGTGGTTCCGGTAGTTCCAGATTCCCTTTGTTCCAAAAGGTTTTCAATTAATACCCTGGATACTTCATTCACACTTTCTTCATTCTCTAAATACTGCGGTGCAATGGGATTGACCCGATGGATAATCCTATCAAATGAAATAATCTTCATTGGAACATTACTATCGGCAAAAAGTGGGTATGCCATTTCCGTCAATTCAAAATCCTTATAGTCGTGTATAACACCGCAAAAACCGTTTTCACGAAAGTGTTTTAAAAATCCATAAATCACACTTTCGGTCTTCCCGCTTCCTGCGGATCCGATGACGGATGCGCCGCGTTTTACATTGTCGATTTTAAATATTCCCGATTTGGTCAAGAATTTTACCTGATATCGTTTATCTGTTTTTTCTGTTGGTTCACTATTGTAAAAAGTATAGAGAAGTATGGCCACCGACAGGACAGGCACAACGATATATATCATTATTTGTACCAATGACCAGCTCATATCCCGATAGAACTTGATTTCACTGCAATTTCAGCACCTTTTCGTAACCGTTTAAAAACACGAAGCGCCAATTGTGCTTTACTGGTTGGGATATTTGGGATTAATGTAATGCCCGACTTACCCATAATCTTAAAGGCCATAGCTTTTTCATTTGCTGGTAGCTTCATCAAGGCAGCAAAGTAGAGTTTGGGGCTTTTGATGAAATCCTTTTTAGCTTTGTAAGTCTCTGCATAATTACGATTGTAGCCGAATGTCTTATCAAAGGTTACTTCCGCTTTCGAGAAAAATGCATCGCGGTCAAAACCTCGTTTTACCTTTTTTCCGTGCATCTCAACTTCAGATGCTTTATACTTGCTGCCAGGGGAAAGGCTGAACCTGTTGGATGCATCCTTCCTGCTGATTATGATATGGATGTGGCTTTGATTTCCTTCCTTGGGCATCCCCTGTACAATCCGTATACCAT of the Zhouia spongiae genome contains:
- a CDS encoding type IV secretory system conjugative DNA transfer family protein, translated to MIYIVVPVLSVAILLYTFYNSEPTEKTDKRYQVKFLTKSGIFKIDNVKRGASVIGSAGSGKTESVIYGFLKHFRENGFCGVIHDYKDFELTEMAYPLFADSNVPMKIISFDRIIHRVNPIAPQYLENEESVNEVSRVLIENLLEQRESGTTGTTKFFNDAAEGLIGGLIWKLKTDYPKFCTLPHLIAIYQMLDTDSLVQFLETNTTSRAMADAFISGKDSDRQTAGVKSTLANALKRISTQRIFMALSADEVPLNINNRENPAVISVVNNPKFETSYSPVIATIIHTITKQMSVRNSNPSFLLMEEAPTIRLLNMHRIPATLRSYDIATIYVMQDKIQNDMMYGDKASKAILSNLSYQFFGKVNDPDTAKYYERFFEIIKNPTRSVSKAANIFKTDTRITKGEREVSKRRADIFFRLKQGEFVTFADGKDKKVWFRLSKIQRQFPQETKLYRDSDLRANFERVYEEVRSIFNSN